The Natrinema pellirubrum DSM 15624 region CGAACGCTCCTGCAGGCCTCGGCCGGAACGGCCGCACTCTCGGCCATCGGGAGCGCCCGCGCCGACGACGGCAACGAGCGGGACGACCTCGCCCGACGGTTCGATCGTGACTGTCCCGACGCGACGATCGAGCCCAGTATGGCCCACTGTGAGGGTGCGAGCATGGAGGGCTGTGCGGACGACCACCCGACGACGGTCGCCCTGCAGTCCGCGGTCGCGGACGCCCTCGAGCGCCGGTACCCGGACGTCGATGCACTGCTCGAGGCGGGCTACAAACCGTACTTCGATACGCTCGAGACCGGCGACGACAGCTGGTCGCACTGGCTCAATCCGGCGTTCATCGGCGACGGCGACCTCCTCGAGCCCGAGCGACCGGAATCGGTGCTGGTCGACAATGAAACGTGGCGCTCGATCGGCGTCATGTTCATCGCGACGCAGGACGGTGCGGCCGTCGAGCCGCCGGCGGTGTACGGCGAGGACATCGACGCCGACGCCGAGCTGTGTTCGCCGTGGCACGCCCACACCGGCCTCCCCGGTCGGTTCGCGTGGTGGTTCTACCGGCAGACCTACGAGGGAGCGGCCGCGGACGGCGACCTCGAGTTCCCCTGTCGGACCCCCTGTATGCTCCACGTCTGGACCGTCGACCATCCCGAGAGCGTCTACGCCCACGACGCGCCACCGCGGGAGGACCGCGACGTCGACCCCGCCGACGAACCGACGTTCGACACCGACGCGGTTCCCGGCGAGGACGACCTCGGCTGGGCGGCGCTCCCGGAGGATGTCGTCCCCGACGAACTACCAGCCGATCTCGCCCCGTTCGACCCGTCCGGAGTCGACCCGTTCGGCATCGATTTGGGGCTGTGATCGCTCCGGAACGGCTCGAGCGAGATCACTCGAGCCAGCCCTCGATCGCGGCCGCGACCCGATCGGCCGCCGCGTCGGGGCCGCAGCGGTCGGTATCGATCTCGAGGGCGGCGTCGGGCGCATCGAACTCCCGGTAGACCACGTGGACGCCCCGTTCGTCGATCGAGTCGGGACGAGCGCGATTGCGCTCCAGGCAGGTCTCCAGGCTCGCGGTCAGGCGGACGAACCGGACATCGCCAAGCGTCCGAAACCGGGTCTGCCAGGGTCGCCGATAGAACGTCCCGTCGACCAGCGTCACGCCCGTCGCGGGCGCGTCGGCGACTCGCTCGGCCAACTGCTCGTAGGTCCGACTCGAGAAGTCGTCGGAGTGGACGGTCCGGACGGGAATCGAGCGTGCCTCGAGGCGGTCCCGAACGCGGGCCGTCACGGTTGACTTGCCCGCGCCCGGCGGCCCGCAGATGACGACGATCACGGTCGCCGGTAGCCCCCGAGGGGATACGAACCCCGGGGATCGACCACGGACTGGTGGTCGTCGGTATCGCCTTCGCGCTCCGTGACACCGTTCGCGATCGTCCCGTCGCATATTCCCGGTTCCCCACCTCGCGAAGCGGACGCGGCGATCGAGCCGTTCATCCGCCGGGAGACCGGTCGTGGAGCCGACGCCGACCGGGAGTGATCAGCGGTCCTCGCCGGCGGTTACGTCGAACGGTCCCTCGTCGGGGTCCTTCTGGGGGACGAACGGACCGACCGATGCGGTCCGGCGGGTAATGGTCGCGGTCCGGAGGATGTAGGAGACCAGCAGGGACAGCGGCGAGAGGACGACGACGATCAGGGCGGCGACGACGTAGGGGAGCGCAACGACGCTGAGACTCGGCCCGGCGAAGTCGGCGTACAGGAGGCCGACGACGATCGCCGACAGGATCGACGGCACGCCGCAGTAGATCGTCAGCTGCGAGAACCGGGTCAGTTCCCGCTGCAGGTAGGTCGTCTTGAACTGCTCGCGGGCCACGCTGAACAGCTTCAGGGAGTCGACCAGCTCGTCGAGTTGCGCCTTCGCGGCCGGCGACAGCGACTCGTGGTAGTCGTTGCGCAGGTGCGTCGCAGCGTACAGCTGCCAGGCCTCGTCGTAGTGAATCGCCGCCGAAACGGCCGAGAAGGTGTCGAAGTCGGACCGCTCGAGCGTCTCGTCGACCCGGTCGGCCCGCTCCCTGACGCCGTTCGTGTACCGGACGACCGTCTCCCGGACCTCGTCGTCGTGGTCGGCGACCGCGGCGGCGAGGCCGGCGGCGTCGTTCCGAACCGCTTCGATGATCAGTTCGAGGACCCTCGTGGGTGCGACCGGCGTCGCGGGAACGGCCGCCTCCTCGGCGACGTCCTCGCGGAACGACACGACGCCCTCGAACCGGTCGCGGGCCTTCCCCGCCGCGCCGAACTCCTGGGAGAGGATGAGCTGGTTGACCGAGACGACGAGCGTCACCAGCGAGAACGTGCCCGCGATCATGCCGCTTGCCACGCTCGTCACGGAACTCCCGTTGACGAAGTTGATCACGCCGAGTTCGTACAGGCCGACGATAAGCGCGAAGATGACCGCCGAGAGCAACGCCGCGACGACCAATCGGTTCCCCTGAATCAGCACCCACTCGTGGAACCGCGTCAGCGGCCCCTCCGGCCCGCCCACGTCGGCCCCGTAGGACTCGAGCGTCTCGTCGGTCTCGGAGGACATGGAGACACGTTCAATCGACCCGACAATAAGGGCCTGCGTTGCATACACCGCCGAGCGCTGTCGCTTCAGGGCCTACACTGAAATGCGTCGACGGTGTCCCCGAAGACATGCTCGGTACCGGAATCGACTCGCGGACGACGGGGAGGCCGCGATGACACACTCGGACGCGACGAGCCGACGGCGACTGCTCGCGTCGCTCGGCGTCGGGATGGCGACCGCGGCCGCCGGCTGTACCGGCAGCGACGGGCTCGGCGGCGAGCCGAGCTACGAAAGCGGTACCGTGGGACAAATAAACGCAAGCAACGCCTCGAGTAGGAACGCAAGCGAGATGTCCACAGCCTCGTCGCTGGCCCAACAGCAACCGAACAACTCGGTGACGCCGCTCGATCCCCTCGAGCTGGTCGAACACGAGTTCGTCCTCGAGGACGGCTACCTCGGCTCAACGGTTCAGGGTATCGTGACCAACACGGGAGCGGACCGGCTCCAGATCGTCGAGGTCCGGACCCGGATCTACAACGACGCCGGCAACCTCCTCGGCCGGTATCTCGCCAGCACCGGCGACCTCGGGGCCGACGACACCTGGGAGTTTCAGGTCGTCGTCCTCGAGGCCCCCAGCGACGTGGCCGACTACGACATCACGGTACTCGGAACACCCTCGTGACCGGCGTCGGAACCGGCGATCGCGCCCATCGTTCCCCCGACCGCCGCGGCGTCAGTCCCGCGTCCCCTCGACCAGTTCGTCGACGACGCCGTCGTAGACCGCGTCGGACTCGACGGCGAGGGCGTAGGCCGGTCGCCCCTTCCCCGTCGGCGACGTCTCCGCGGGCGGAACCTCCTCGACTAACTCCTCTTCCTCAAGCCGGTAGAGCGATCGGATGACATCGGCCTCGGAGATCGTCCCAACGACTTCCGTATCGACATCCGAGAGCCGCTGTTTGCAGTGCCGTCTCACGTCGTGGGTCTGGACCGGCGTCTCCCCCTCGCTGGCCAGATCAGCGAGACCAAGCAGGACGGCCTGATTGGTCAGGGAAATCGAGTCGAACCGCGAGGCGTTGCTCATACCGGTCCTTTATCGTGAACAATGGTAACAGTTTCTCCCGACTACAGCAGCGGAGACCGAGCGTCGGCTCGAGACGCTCGCGGTCGCGGTACCGCGGTCGACTCCCCGTTGCTCAAGCGCTCTCTTCGTCCTGCAACTCCGCGAGTTCGGCCTCAACCTCGTCCTGATCCTCGCCTTCGAGGTCGGTCAGCTCCGCCTCGTCGGTCTCGCCGGTCTGTTCGGCCGCCGACTCCGCCTCGTCGGCACCGACGTCGGACTTCAGCGTCTCGAGTTCGGCCTCGACGCCGCTGTCGGTCGAGAGCTGCTCGAGTTCGCGGTCGATGTTGTCCTTGTCCGAGAGGACGTCGTCGAACGCGCCCGACTCGTGGAGTTCGTCCATCGCGGCGGCACGGGCCTCCATGTCCTCGGTCTGTTCCTCGGCGCGTTCGATGGCGCGACCGACGTCCTCGAACTCCTCGCCGGTCGCGGTCATCGCTTCCGATACCGTGGAGCTGGCCTTGGCGGCCTCGTGGCGGGCCTTCATCGTCTCCTTTTTCGTGCGGAACTCCTCGATGCGGCTCTGGAGTTCGTTCTTCTGGTCGATCAGTCGGTCCTGCTGGTTCTGCAGGTCCGAAATCTGGCGCTCCAGATCCTCGATCTGGTTCATCTTCGTTTTCTTCTTCTCGAGGGCGCGTCGCGCCAGGTCCTCCCGACCCTGCTGGACCGCGGTCCGGGCCTGATCGTTGTGTTTCTCGACGTTCTCCTCGAGGCGGCGTTTCTGCATCTCGAGGCGCTTTTTCTGCGTGGTAAGATCGGCGATGCCGCGTTTGACCTGCTGGAGCTGGTCACGCATCTGCTCGTAGGAGTAGTCGAGCGTCTCGGTCGGATCCTCGGCCCGGTTGAGTACCGAGTTGAGTTTCGACCGGATGACGTAGGAAGCCCGAGAGAGGATGCCCATACTCGCTACGTATTGCTCGCGGGCCTTAAAAATGTCACTTCAGGAATATCCAATGTTCACGAGCGCGGCTCCGGTGGCGCTGCCGACGGCGACACACGCCGCGGCTATCGATCGACAGCGACCGATCGGACGGCAAGCGAGTCGTCGACGACGATCGTCGCCGTGCCGGCGTCGCCCGCAACCTCGAGGTGGATTCGGACCGGGTCCTGGGACTCGACCCTAGTCGTCGGCTTCGTCGCCTACGCCGTCCTCGGCGAATACGAACGGTCCCGCTTGCACGAGTCGTTTACTGCCTCGTCGATCCGGTCCTGAGCGTGGCTCGAGGCCGCCGGCGACGCCGGGTTTGATTAGCGCCGGTTCGGAACGAACGCCCATGAGCGATGTCTTAGTTCCGGGCGGTCGCGACGTCCGAGGGACGCTCGAGGAACCGACAGCGGAGCCGCGGGCGATCGTCGTCGCCTGCCCGCCCCATCCCCAACACGGCGGCTCGCGCAGTGACCAGCGACTGCGGGCGGTCTCGGACGCTCTCGTCGAGGCCGGCATCGCCTGCCTGCGGTTCGATTACGGCGCGTGGGACGAGGGCTACGGCGAGCGGGAAGACGTTCGCAACGCCGTCCGGTGGGCCCGCGAGGAGTACGACGACCTGCCGGTCGGGCTCTTCGGCTACAGCTTCGGCGCGTCGCTTGCCCTGCTCACCGCGGCCGAGGCCGACCCCGATG contains the following coding sequences:
- a CDS encoding FxLYD domain-containing protein, coding for MTHSDATSRRRLLASLGVGMATAAAGCTGSDGLGGEPSYESGTVGQINASNASSRNASEMSTASSLAQQQPNNSVTPLDPLELVEHEFVLEDGYLGSTVQGIVTNTGADRLQIVEVRTRIYNDAGNLLGRYLASTGDLGADDTWEFQVVVLEAPSDVADYDITVLGTPS
- a CDS encoding alpha/beta hydrolase, with protein sequence MSDVLVPGGRDVRGTLEEPTAEPRAIVVACPPHPQHGGSRSDQRLRAVSDALVEAGIACLRFDYGAWDEGYGEREDVRNAVRWAREEYDDLPVGLFGYSFGASLALLTAAEADPDAVAVLAPTAQLADDLDALAALDRIDRPTHVLYGERDTTVDWEPVVERARERGDETTSLPADHFFLGTRDEIATAVRSFFEERLLEAT
- a CDS encoding AAA family ATPase; the protein is MIVVICGPPGAGKSTVTARVRDRLEARSIPVRTVHSDDFSSRTYEQLAERVADAPATGVTLVDGTFYRRPWQTRFRTLGDVRFVRLTASLETCLERNRARPDSIDERGVHVVYREFDAPDAALEIDTDRCGPDAAADRVAAAIEGWLE
- a CDS encoding PspA/IM30 family protein is translated as MGILSRASYVIRSKLNSVLNRAEDPTETLDYSYEQMRDQLQQVKRGIADLTTQKKRLEMQKRRLEENVEKHNDQARTAVQQGREDLARRALEKKKTKMNQIEDLERQISDLQNQQDRLIDQKNELQSRIEEFRTKKETMKARHEAAKASSTVSEAMTATGEEFEDVGRAIERAEEQTEDMEARAAAMDELHESGAFDDVLSDKDNIDRELEQLSTDSGVEAELETLKSDVGADEAESAAEQTGETDEAELTDLEGEDQDEVEAELAELQDEESA